From the genome of Fusobacterium simiae, one region includes:
- a CDS encoding sigma-70 family RNA polymerase sigma factor: protein MKLLSLEKYLLKNNIDDEEFKRLVVEISEKLELEPLSEDRKLTDEEIDYEYIDFLIAETLESLKDDVCTCEVECGIEDCCGTRVEKNLKKVYEIGLYMLRDGIPYEDLTQEGIIGLIKAHELFEDDKDFKLYKDYYIAREMFNYIDNYANYRKSAFKDYAKHEIHKDNHLKVSLKDRNKSEELKRLEKENKEKHIEEMKQLEKKVETLFDYLNLKYRLSEREIKVLTLYYGLDGHKKKSFSQIVDITKIDDDNLDKILKGAMFKLSTVDEKVEL, encoded by the coding sequence TTGAAGCTTTTAAGTCTTGAGAAATATTTACTTAAAAATAATATAGATGATGAAGAGTTTAAAAGACTTGTAGTTGAAATTTCAGAAAAATTAGAATTAGAACCACTTTCAGAAGATAGGAAGCTAACAGATGAAGAAATAGATTATGAGTATATAGATTTTCTTATAGCTGAAACTCTTGAAAGTTTAAAAGATGATGTTTGTACTTGTGAAGTTGAATGTGGAATAGAAGATTGCTGTGGAACAAGAGTTGAAAAAAATTTAAAAAAGGTTTATGAAATAGGTCTTTATATGTTAAGAGATGGAATACCTTATGAAGATTTAACACAAGAGGGTATTATTGGATTAATAAAAGCTCATGAACTCTTTGAAGATGATAAAGATTTTAAATTATATAAAGACTATTATATAGCAAGAGAAATGTTTAACTATATAGATAATTATGCTAATTATAGAAAATCAGCTTTTAAAGATTATGCTAAACATGAGATTCACAAAGATAACCATTTAAAAGTTTCTTTAAAAGATAGAAACAAGTCTGAAGAATTAAAAAGGCTTGAAAAAGAAAATAAAGAAAAACATATAGAAGAAATGAAACAATTAGAAAAAAAGGTTGAAACTTTATTTGATTATCTAAATTTAAAATATAGATTGAGTGAAAGAGAAATTAAAGTTCTTACATTATATTATGGTCTTGATGGACATAAGAAAAAATCTTTTTCACAAATAGTAGACATCACCAAAATAGATGATGATAATTTAGATAAAATTTTAAAAGGAGCTATGTTTAAATTATCAACTGTGGATGAAAAGGTTGAATTATGA